One genomic region from Drosophila subpulchrella strain 33 F10 #4 breed RU33 chromosome 2R, RU_Dsub_v1.1 Primary Assembly, whole genome shotgun sequence encodes:
- the LOC119549570 gene encoding uncharacterized protein LOC119549570 encodes MAPKLKLLLHFLLAMQLVSEAPSLVEFKNIKCEAVDTEFCTFDYCHLKSVNRTYKYISLRAKMLKLPITDAKVNAALYQRLNGYKPFLYNITVDCCKFFKNQKSSPVASFIYDSFKGFSNLNHSCPYNHDMVLDKLSAASVNHRVTNILPFPEGEYMLNFNWISHGSIRAVLKVYFALT; translated from the exons ATGGCCCCGAAGTTAAAGCTACTGCTCCATTTCTTGCTGGCCATGCAATTGGTCAGCGAA GCACCTTCTCTGGTTGAGTTCAAGAATATAAAGTGTGAGGCAGTCGATACGGAATTTTGCACTTTCGATTATTGCCATTTGAAATCTGTGAACCGGACATATAAATACATTTCGCTTAGAGCCAAAATGTTGAAGCTGCCCATCACCGATGCTAAG GTCAATGCTGCACTTTATCAACGGCTCAATGGATATAAGCCCTTTCTCTACAACATAACAGTGGATTGCTGTAAATTTTTCAAGAATCAGAAGTCTAGTCCCGTTGCTAGTTTCATTTACGATTCATTTAAAGGATTTTCAAACTTAAATCATTCCTGTCCCTACAAC catgACATGGTGCTTGATAAACTATCTGCAGCATCTGTAAATCATCGGGTGACTAATATTCTACCTTTTCCGGAGGGAGAGTATATGTTAAATTTTAACTGGATTTCTCACGGCAGCATCCGAGCTGTTTTGAAAGTATATTTTGCTCTAACGTAA